Proteins found in one Aethina tumida isolate Nest 87 chromosome 1, icAetTumi1.1, whole genome shotgun sequence genomic segment:
- the LOC109609643 gene encoding allergen Tha p 1 gives MSGWTVLVLLASVVVAIHSQALAGNSYVEKQLLCALDKAPCDVLGRQIKDALPEIIGRNCQSCDSRQVANAKRIARFVQTKYPQVWNALVEKYSPKRP, from the exons ATGTCTGGGTGGACGGTCTTAGTGCTCCTTGCCTCGGTGGTTGTCGCCATCCACTCTCAGGCCTTGGCGGGCAACAGCTATGTCGAGAAGCAATTGCTCTGCGCTTTGGATAAGGCACCTTGCGACGTTTTGGGAAGACAAATTaaag acGCCCTGCCGGAAATAATAGGAAGAAACTGCCAGTCGTGCGACTCCAGACAAGTGGCAAATGCCAAAAGGATCGCACGCTTCGTCCAAACAAAGTATCCGCAAGTTTGGAACGCGCTCGTCGAAAAATATTCGCCGAAACGTccgtaa